In the Ranitomeya imitator isolate aRanImi1 chromosome 2, aRanImi1.pri, whole genome shotgun sequence genome, TCTGTGCCTAACAGGCAGGTGTCTATGGCTTTGTGCCTCTCTGGGGGGCTCCGTACCATGACTATATTGGCAAGGTGGGCCGAAGCAATGGCATACACGCCGCCAGATGATCCCACCACCGGAGCAGTCATATCGGCCACGGACACGGCAAGGGAACCTGCAGAGAAGAGAACAACAATCAGACATCTCAGGACCCCCCTAAATAATGAGCGGCCCACGTGACCCTTCACCTCACCTGCCAGGACTCCTGCCACGTACACAAAGCCGACCCTCAGCGCCCCATGCACCATCTCCAGGGGGACCCCGACCACCAGCTGCAATGCCACGTTCACCCCCAGATGCTCTATCCTAGAAGACAAAACCCCGTTATGAGAGGACGAGACCCCCACACACCATATAAACATGGGTCTGCCCACTGTGATGACATCACCCTGACTTGGACCTCCCATTGTCACTTAGGGGCCCCCTTACAGCCGCTCCGCTGATGCCATATTATTCCTACATTTAAAGAGACAGCGTCCTACTAACAGATAACTGCGACTCTGTAAAGAACACAAGGGATTAACCTCCTGCTTGCTGGGACTCAGAGGTGGCGCGCTACTCACCCAGCGTGCATGAACATGTAGCTGAGGTATCGCCACGCCTGCACCCGGAGCTGTGGGTGATACACCAGAGGATTCTTCTTCAGGTACTGCGGATGCGTCACTTGCAGGATGAAGCGGTCGAGCAATAGCCCGTAGTACACAAAGATGGCGACCTGCGACACAACTGCTGACATTACACCTTATACAGCCATCATCTCCCTGCGATAAGACGCCAAGGTGCATTTTTATTTACCCCTCGTTTATGGCATGAGGCTAAAGATGGTGACCGATGGAGGTGGTGCCATCACAGATCGCAGTCTGACTCACCTCCACAATGGTGACCGTGATCATGAACCAGGGCGGGGGACACCCGGTGTAGTTGTCGTAGAACCACTTCCGGTCTATCTCCCGGGGCAAGGTCTCATAGGCAACATGGCGGATTAGGCGCTGAGTCAAATCCAAACTGGACTCCTCCAGGAGACTCTTGTTGCACAGGCGCCGGTTCCCCTGCAGAATTGCCCGGCGGAAGCTGTCTGATCTTTTGTTGCACATCTGAAAGGCACAAAAATGGCGGCATgaaccaactactatagacaacacTTAGTAATCAAACACCCAACACGCTCCAGGTTCTGGGAACTTACCAGATTTAGGACATCTTGGTAGCAGATCTTCCCATCAGCACTGCTGTGTGCGAGGGCCACCAGGACATCCAGCTTGTGGGGGTCCAGCTCAGAGCCGTGTTTCTGCAGGAGGGTCCACAATTGTCCACTGCTGATGAAGCTGCTGCTCTCAGAATCAAACTGCAAAAGTGAACACAGATTCAGATTCTGCACACTGGATCCACTCTCATCTATTATCATGGGGCCACAAGACTGGAGGGCCCCTGGCACCAAGTACAACCCCCCAAACATCCTGTAAGTCTATAAATGTAGGGAATCTGAAGATATCTTAGTAAATCAAATAATCCTAAGAAAAATACTGAAGGAACTAAAGACAATACCCAGGAGGAACCTGAGAGGCTGTGGACTAACTAGAGGGAACACCCAAAAGGAACAAAAAAGAGACTGTGCACAAGAAACTGGAGGAACTAGAGGCAATACCCGGAGGAAACCAGAGAGTCTGCCTAGGAGAAGctgaagaaaaaaaagagaaaacacccAGGAAGACCTAAAGGGACTGTGCAAAAGAAACTGAGGAACGAGAGACAACACCTAGGAGGAACCTGAGAGGCTGCCAAGAAACTGGAGGAACCAGTGGAAACCAGAAAAGCTGCCCAGAAGAATCTGGAGGGATGTGAGGCAACAACCACGAGGAATCATAGAGGCTGCCAAGAAGAAGCTGAAGGAACAAGAGAAAACACACAGGAGGAACTAAAGGGACTGTGCATAAGAAAGTGAAGGAACTAAAGGCAATACTCAAGAGGAACTAAAGATACTCTGCAAAAGAAACTGAATGAACTAGAGGCTACAACTAGGAGTAACCTCAGAGGCTTCCGAGAATCTGGAGAACTAGAAACAACACCCAGAGAAGGTAGCCACAAGAATCTGGAGGAACTAGAGACAACAAACACAATTAATTAGAGAGGCTGCCAAGAAGAAGCTGAAGGAAAAATAGAAAACTCATAGGATGAACTCAAGAGACTGTGCGAAAAAACTGAAGGAACTAGAAGCAACATCTAGGAGGAACCTGAGAATCTGCTAATAAACTGGAGGCACTAGGGGAAACCAGAGAGGCTGTCCAGAAGAATCTGGAGTAACCGGTACTAAAGAAAACACCCAGGGGGAACTAAAAAAGGCTTTTCCAAAGAATGTGAAGGAAATAGACAAAACCCAGGTGGAACCTAAGATGCTGCCCAGAAGGAACTGAAGGAACTTAATTCAACACCTAGGAGGAACTAAAGAGACTGTGCAAAAGAAACTGGAGgacctacagcaggggtgtcaaactgcattcctcgagggcctcaaaccatgcgtgttttcaagatttccttagcattgcacaaggtgctggaatcattctctgcaggtgattaaattatcacctgtgcaatgcaaggaaatcctgaaaacatgacctgtttgcagccctcgaggaatgcagtttgacacccctgacttacAGCCAACAACTAGGAGGAACTTGAACTGCCAGACTGCCCAGAATAAACTGAGGGAACTAGAGACAACATCCAGAGGAAACCAGACAGACCACCTAGAAGAATTTGGAGAAACTAGAAGCAACATCCAGGAGTAACCTGATAAGCTACCCAGAAGAAACCGGGGAAAGAACTAGAGGCAACACCCAGGGAAACTAAAAATATGGTGCAAAAGAATCTGAAGCAAATAGGCAACACCCAGGATAAACCAGAGAGGCTATCCAAAAGAATCTGATTTCTCCttggtgttttttttctgctttttccaGATTCTGCTGGCTAGCCACTCTGGGTCTTAATGGGGGTTACCTATAGTTCCTCAAAATAGGCCACCCATAAGAATCTGGAGGAACTAGAGGCAACACCCAAGACGAGAAAGAAAGTCTGCCCCCAAGTATTTGGAGAAACTAAAGCCAATACCAAGGTGGACTCTCTTGGAAATATCAAGAGAAACTAGAGACAACACCCAGGAGGAACTAGACAATCCATGTAGACTGCCCAAGAGAATCTAGAGCAATTCAGAAGAAGGAACCAGAGTGACCACTCAGAAGAATCTGGAGGGATTAGAGGCAACACCAAGGGACAAGCATTGAGGCTGCCCAGAACAGTCCGATTCTCCTTGGGTGATGCCTCTAGCTCATCCAAAGATTATAGAaatttgattccagctcacccagttgctctatgctcatccacctgggactCCGACACTGACCTCGCCcttgcctcacatcaaggaaagtaGAAAAAATTGGAACCTGGCTCAACAgcactggattttcctttttttattattcaaaagaaaatatggtgcatacaaaataaaaatttacatggtcgacatgacccagtcatgactccaatttttttctattttcctcatcCAAAGATGCCAATCCAGAAGAATCTGGAGGAACTAGAAACTTCAGAAACTAAAGTCAACACTCAGGAGGAACACTTTCAGGAAGAATAGGAGTAACTAGAGATAACACCCAGGAGAAAACAGAAAAATCGCACATGGAAAACTGGAAAAACTAGACACAACACCCAGGTAAAACAAAAAAGATCACACAGGTGAAACAAAAACCTCTCAAGAAGAACAGAAGAAACTAGAGACAACACCCATGAGGAGATTGCCCAATAGAATCTGGAGGAATTAGAAAGGTACTAGAGACAACACCCAGGGGGGACACAGAGTGACCACCCACGGGGAAACAGTGACCACCGAGAAAGAAACTGGAGAAACTATTAGCCAGGATGAACCTATGAGAACACCCTGGAGAAACTAAACACACATCCAGAGGAACCAGAAAAACCTCCCACAAGGTTCTGGATGAACTAGTGTCAACGACTAGGAGGAACAAGAGTGACTACAAGGAAAAAATCTGGAGGAACTAGGGACAACTACCAGAAGGAACATGAGGGACTGGAGAAACTAGAGCGACTGTCCAGGAGAAGCTAAAAGAGCAAGTGAAACAACCTAGGAAGAACTGAATAAGTCACTTGTGACATCAGTGCTCCTGTATTTGCAGACATCTTCATCCAATTACTGCTCATTTTCCACCCATAGTCATTTATTTCCCACCAGAAGTTCCTCTTCTTATATCTTACTTTTCCTTTTCTTactttcctcttcttcctcttttcCTTTCTTACTTTTCCTCTTCTCTTTTCCTCTTCTCCTTTCTTACTTTTCCTCTTCTTACTGttcctctcccctcagtctccccATCCCAGTACATGTAGGCGCAGACTGTCGTGCCTCGCTCAAATCTCAGTGACAGAGAAACCATTATAATCCGAAGATGTCCAGCTGAGACGTCGGGTGAAAAGCTGCAGACAAAAGGGTGGCAGATGGTGGCGAtggctggagacagtgggggttaTCCTCTTATGTCTCTACTCATCACACAATAGATCTTTGTCTCTGGATATAAGCTCTGGGGGGCTCAGGCCTGAGGGGCGGCAGGTGCTGCGCCGTCCATGACTCCCACTAATCTGGGGTCACACAGGCGGCGAAGACAAGAACGCTGTGACCCGGGTGATCCGTCTGATCGTGGAGAGCGGATCACACGGCCATGCTGGGCGCTTCTCCGGTCACGTCGCACGGATACCTCCACCATCTTTCTGTCGGGCGTCACAGGACGAGGGGTGCACATGGCACACTTTATAGTGCAATCGTCCCATTGTCGGGACCCCCAGCATGACGTGAGGGGTAATATACCCAGAAGTGATGACCCCCCACATGTCCTCGAATACAGTGTCAACACGTAGGAGCGGCAGTGGCCAGACGTACAGAGAGGGGGATCACTCTGGCTGGTCActcgctgctcctatgtacaccccACACCTACAACCAAGAAAGATCTGAGCGCTAGGTGTGCTccactgctgaaatactctgtgctgctggggatcctgcttaACTTTAAGTCTGTGACAACCTATAAGATCAACACCCTCTTCTCccgaaatactctgcactgctgtgaATCTGCTCCTCGCACAGTATGGTTCATGTAACTGGCTCAGATAGAGACTAGGGAGCCCCATCCACATTATAAGGGTGTGGGGATACGGCACATGTCGCCGTCCACGTGTAGATGTCGCACACAGCAGATTATCACTCTGCAGCAACACATCCCCCTCCCACCGAGCAGCTGTCGCCTCCATATACTGCTCAGCGGAGGCGGCAAGAGAATCACCGGCTGATGGAGGACGAAAAAAAAAGGAGCTCAGATTATGATCAGCACGATCCTGCTCAACGCAACTGTGTCCAGATATACAGACCCCAACTGTCATATATTAACCGATAcccggagagcggtgatgtcactgctgtataatataaccgaTATCTGGGACCAGTGTAAGAtggcgcttactgcatgtgttgggggacactcgcttggcaatgggataaacgtagacaggcacggtttttccacataaacagtctattttggtttattcagaCATCATAAACCACCCCGTAGGCCATTTTGCACATCACCAGCCTACACATAGTCCATTGcacttcatggaacacaataggcaccaactgacaGCATTAATTTGCACTCTCTAAACATGCTtgaccttactccgtccagttaccatgggtgaccgcacagttcaactaactgaccccctgtcagtgcacataGTTGCCCATACTCTGGGTTATCTTCCAGGAGCTCTTGCTCCCCcgctgactcctgtcagttctCTCTCTCCCAGGGAAGTTGCTGAACTGGGATCCCCGTCCCATataatgccttgctcaccaggccacctgacagtccaggtcCTCAGAAGGGCTGTAGCTCCCACAATGCAGTGCCATCAAAGACTCTGCATACATGCctttccatgtgctcttcaggacgtcctactcccaggatcttccaacacaggttgcgctattcaggacatcatactcctaggatctcccaacacacaagtctctcagtgtgctattcagggatccgatccacgcacaggacctcccaacacacaagccatccAGGCCCTGACACACTCTCtactacagagaccatgtgaccacaccatggtcacattatgtacagtacagaccaaaagtatggacacaccttctcatttaaagattgttttaTAGCATGTGGGGCCCAAAGAAGCGCTGAGTCCACAGGTACTTGCTTAATTCCTGGTCCATCTCCACACATAACGTGACatggcttccatggcagaacaaaGACGGGGCTAAAAGTGTGTAGCTAGCTTTTAACCCTTTGCGCACCTCTTGGTTGGGCTGAATTCTCCCCCCTGTACCTCCTAGGCGAAATAGTTCCCAATATCTAGaatgggtcataacttcctagcGGGAGGTCCAAACGGTACGACTGATGTCTCAATGGGTTCGTTGGGGCTGGACTGATACAGAGAGTCCAATCTTGGGTCGGCTAAGTGGTTCTAGAGAGCCAGTCTCAATAGCTTGGTATCCGGTACTGCTAGAGCAATGTGAGAAGCAGGGATGCGTGCAGGGGGCTCCCAGGGTTCGGGTGATGTAAAAGTACTGTGAATCTCAGGGTCAAGTCCAATATAATTCATCTCTAGATGTTGGAGACACTTAGTCTAGCTTCCATGGTACTCTCATGACTTATCTCTAGGTGTCGGTGACGTTCGGTCTAGAGTTTGCTTTGATGTTGGCTGCCTTGCACAAAAAACAGCAGCAGGTCCTAGCTCTGCTCCTCTTTGCcttcattaagggtatgtgcatacgtcaggatttcttgcagaaattttcctgacaaaaaccggacatttctgccagaaatccgcatgcgtttttaccgcaatcgattttgacgcgtttttactcgtttttggtgcgttttttgtgcattttttgtgcatttttttctcaaatgcatagaattgcgggaaaaacgcagaaaatccgcaaaaataatgaacatgctcatttttttaccgcgatgcgtttttttcgcggaaaaaaacgcatccatatgcacatagaatgcataatgtatgcatttttaatgagtttttatagcgtttttaccgcgaaaaaacctgaacgtgtgcacatagcctaacacgtgGCCTCAAATTCTCTGGCCAAAGGGTAAAGTTCTGCTCATgcccagctggcacttttccggcttGATGTGGTCAAACCTGCTTGTTAGATCTGCCCAAGCACCTGCGCCAGCAGCTCTAGGTGAtccaggtgggactgaagatggcaatatcatccaggtacgTGGCCGCGAACCCTTCAAGTCCCTTGAGCAGTGTGTTGACCATctgctgaaaagtggcaggggcattcttcatcctgAACGGCATcactgtggactcgtacagtccaaaagaGGTAATAAAGGCAGAGTGTTCCCGTGCCTCATGGTTCAAGGGAATCTGCCAATCTCCTcggctcagatccatgatggtcaggtacttagCCCCGGCCaactgagccccctgtagtccacacagaatcGGGTTTGTTAGGTCCTTTTTTAGGAACGAGGACTATGGGCGAAGCTCACATGCTGCTGGAagcttggatcacccccagcttcagcatttcatcaatctcttggcgcatgtgctgctgcacctcgagagagacccgatatgctgaacgcTGGATTGGGGGGTGATTACCGTCGTCCACGTCATGGACGGCTGTCTCAGTTCTTCTGGGCAGGCTGATGAACAGCTCCAAGAAGCggtgtagggtgacccccagctgAGACCATTGGTCCTCCAAAAGCTGGTTGCCAACCTTCACATCCTCAATGGATCCACCCGCCTTGGCTtgggtgagcagatccaggagggtttcgGCCTTTCCTTCCTCGGGAAGGTTGCACACGGGAAGGGCAcaagcctcccgctcatgatgGGCCTTCATCATTTTCACGTTTAAGGCCTTCCTCTTTCCACAGGCGTGGTCCAGGGTACCCAGATACGTGGCAGAGTTGACGAGGTATGGGTCCTCCCAGCACGTCTGAAGCTGGTTCTGTGGTATGAGACCAGTACCCACACTTTCTATCCCACCTGGTCGTACCAACGCTTCTGGTTAGTCTGGGCTTGTGCCATATTGTCATCCACCACCCGCATCAAGGCCGTCATCTTGTTCTGGAAGCTCACAACATACTCGATGACTGATACTTCAGGGGTGGCCAAGTCCCCTTCCCATACATCTTTCACTAGAGCCAGGGGCCTCCCGCACACATCGCCCATACAGGAGCTCATAggaggagaaccccgttgaggcctgtggaacttcctggtaggcaaataacaggtgtgggaggtaccgctcccaatcTCTCCCGTGTGAGACGACCAACATCTTAGGCATCTGCTTCAAGGTGCCATTGAAATGCTCATACAGGCCAATAGTCTGTGGGTGGTACAGGCTGACCACCAGATGTTCCACATGTATTGACTTACCGAGGGACTCCATCAGCTGCAACATGAACTAGGTCCCTTGGTCGGTGAGCATTTTCTGAGGAAAACCCACTCGCGAGAAAATCTCCAGTAAGGCGGTAGCCACCTTGTCGGCCTGAATGGATGACAAAGCTACCGGTTCCAGGTACCGGGTGGCATAATCTACTACTGTCAGTATGAAGCATTTCCTGGAGTAGCTGGGAATGGACAGtggtccaatgagatccacagcaACCCTTCTGAAAGGCTTgtcaatgatgggcagagttaccagtgcAGCTTTGGGGTGCGGCCCCACCTTCCCCACCCTCTGAAAGGTGTCACATGAACAGTAGTAGGCAGCCACATTGGTCCCCATTTTTGGCCAGTAGAAAAGCCAGTAGAAAAGCTGGGCTAGCCTGGCATTGGTTTTGGTGATCCCTAGGTGTCTGACCATCGGAATCTCAGGTGCGATCCACAACAATTCCACCCTGAACAAATAGGGTACCCCTAACTGTCAGTCCATGGGCCATGCCtctggtgaaccctgctggaccgttacccggtacagctGTTTCTGGTCACAGACCATTCGCTCGTAGTCTGACTCCatgggaggctgtgccgcctgctccttaagagctttcaggctgtGGTCAGCTTCTAATGCCGCCTGAAACCCCTGACTAGACATGAGCAAAATAGACTAAACTGTCATGTCCTCCGTGAGTTCCTCTGGACCTGTCTCTTGGCCTCCGTCTGACTTGGCAGCCACTTGGCCGGAGGTGGGGAAGCCACTGGACCTCCGTGAGGTTATTTGGGCTCtggcgctcccactcctggtgatAGCGGCCATGAATGTTGCGACCAAGGGTAGTTCGTGTTTCCCCTTGGCTCCTGACCAAGTCGTCGGGTCAGGCAGACTAACCTACCCTCGTGACATCCCTgatgtggggaactcctgccctggggccTTACCTGGTGGCTTCATGTCTCCTGTGGCACCCCCAATCCCCAGGATCTGTTCCTCTCCCTGCAGCAGTTCTGAACTCAGCAGTCTGGACTTGTCTAGGGGCTCTGCACTTCCCGTGGCAGCACCCCCCTCCAACTCTTGAGTCTCCTCTCGCAGCTCCATGCCCCCTGTCTCTCCCACTAGAGGACAATAGATCCCAGCACACGGGCTGATCACACCAGAGAGCATCTTCACACATCTCACCTGTCACAGCTGCCTTTCTTgtgcatgtagtgtcagtgtatggAAAAGTTTCAGATTTCGCTTCCCCCTGCACAGCAGGAGGCACATTCAATACATCAACATCAACAGCAGTGCACATTTCAAGACAGTCTATAGGAGCCGAACTtgtgggttcagtggccacatactgggaCACTAGCCACCCCAAAACGGTCCCAAGCAAAGCATTGGCGGGAATATTTGCTGATACCCCCATCTCCAGCATTCCCCTCCCAGCGCCCTAGTCCAAAATATACCATGGCAACGGGCAGTGCCGGTTTGACACCTCCAATCtcggagacggaaagggtttttCCAGGTACCAAATCCCGGGGAGACACCGCCTCAGGCCGTACAAGGGTCATCTCAGCGccggtgtcccgcagtcccatgaccgctgagcggccgatggtGATGGGTTGGTAATTGGGGACAGGGCCTTATGGCGCTGGGGACACATGGCCTTGAAGTGCCTTGGTTGGGTGCAATGGTGACATCGGCGGGGTGCTACCCCTGACCTGGAGAGGGGAGCAGTGGGGTGCGCCCCCTGCATTTTAGGGGCCGAGGAAATGGGCAGGATTggacttaggctacattcacatttgcgttgtgcggtgctgcatcggcgacgcaacgcacaacgcaaacaagaacgcatgcaaaacgcatcattttgtgacgcatgagtccttttttggcatgattttggacgcaaaaaaaatgcaacttgctgcgtcctctgctccctgacgcttgcgccaaaaaagacgcatgcatcacaaaacgcaagacaacgcatgtccatgcgcccccatgttaaatataggggcgcatgacgcatgcgtcaccgcggctgcgcccgacgcagccccgcaaaacgctaatgtgaacgtagccttaccccctctccaggtgctgctggcggcCCTCCTGGCCTCAGGTGCTCTATTGTTGGCGTATTCAGccaccagggcggctgtagcagaggcccccttcggtttccggtcatggATGAACTGCTGGAGGCCCTCCGGGGATATCCACAAAAATGGCTCAGTTGCGATGAGCTCCTTCAGCTGCTGGATGGTGTTGAGCTCTAGTCCTATGGTCCATTGGTCAACAGCTTGCAGTAAGGCCTTTGTGTGGTCGGCCCAGCTGTCTGCAAGACCCCGCTGCATTCTCCGGAGCTTCTTCCGGTAGGTCTCAGGTCAAATTGTACTGCCGGACCAGACCCTGCTTGATACCCTCATAGCTCAGGCTGGTCTCATTAGGCAGGTAGCCAAATATTTCCAGGGCCTTAACCCTGAGGCGAGGGGTTAAGAACCGAACCCACTGGTCCTCAGGCAGATGGTAGTGATGGCAAGTTTTTTCAAATACTAGCAAGAAAGTGTCCAATTCCCCTCCTTGATCCAGCAGAGGGAAGTCCAATGCCAGTAGCTTCTGGATCCGGATCTCGGGGGACtcatgacgggctggggtctgtagCTGGAGTTGGAGTTGGAGCTAAAGCATTTGTTACTGATGTTCGCGCTCTGCAGCTTCATGCTGTGCCTGGCACTTCACAGCGTTCCCTCACTGCCAGGAGTTTGTCACAGGTGGCCTGGTCCTGAGCGTTGTGACTGGCCATAGCCGCTTGCAGGAGGGCATCTGATGAGAGGCAGAGGCAGAGGCAGTAGGCAGATGAGAGGCAGCCCACTGCAGGACCGAGCCGGGCGGCAGGCTCCTTGGGGAGCCTTGCCTGGACTCTGCATCGCCTTGAACAGCACAATCGTCCACCTCCTCTCAATCGCCAATAGCATTGTCCATTTCCTGGGTTCTGGACCTGGTGCCACTGGCCATCCTTGCACTCTTTGACACAGAGCCGTGACCCGTGTACCCACACACCTTATCTTATTTGCACTCTGACAGTCTATTGCTGGGCAGATTTTAAGACCACAGCACCAAAAGCTACTACTGGTAGTCTTTAGAGTCTAGGAGTAGGGGTCCCACACATACTATTATCTTGAACCCACCGCTGTGCCACCACTTATAATGAAATCACACACAGGAGAGGATGGGGGGATACTGATATCACCCCTTCGTCACCAATCTGTGACAGAGCTTATGCAGTCACAGCTCTCTggagccccccttaccctcaggtcagtcaggaaacttcacctaggataagtagtcgccaGAGAGGATGCCCTTTCACATACTAGTTATcagggcactctgcagtgagggcggtatatatatatatatatatcaccagtcccagtccgggaatatatatatatatatatatatatatatatatatatatatatatatataaacctctaatccatcactgccaggatccccaataacaccagaacggtacgctgccaccagttcctcgttagatataagcctggtccgttaacaagcttatatcgggtcagaaaccaaccccaggtagcgtgtAAGTACTAGCCACACTCACGGACGTGGAAAATTAGGTTTCGAGTTAAAAgggcagcccaaaattaattggtATTTTAATTGCCGAAAGGGGCACCAgaaactacaaatatatacagaatattatacACATAATACAGCCAGAAGTAGAGATAAAAAGAAGGGTAGAGGTTGGGAATAGCAATTAAGTCAAGTTACCATGTCTTATAGCAATGAGGGCCTCAGTGAAGCGCTGAGTCCACAGATACTTCCTTAGTTCCTGGTCCGTCTCCACACATAATGTGACgtggcttccatggcagaacaaaGATGGGGTTAAAAGTGTGTAGCTAGTTTTTAACCTTTTGCATGCCCCCTCCCATATTTGCCATTGCCCCTCTTGGTTGGGCTGAATTCTCCTCCCTTCACCTCCTAGCTGAAATAGTTCCCAATATCTAGGCTGGGTCATAATTTCCTAGTGGGAGATCCAAACAGGACGACTGACATCTCAACGGGTTTGTTGGGGCTGGGACGATACTGAGAGTATAAAACTTGGATCGGCTAAGTGGTTCTCGATAGCTCGGAATCTGCAACCGCTAGAGCAATGTGAGACGCAGGGGTGTGTGAAGGGTGCTCCCAGGGTTCTGGTGATACATTAGACTTAACCCTGAGATTCACGGTATTTTCACAATTCATCTCTAGATGTCGGTGACGTTTGGTCTAGCTCTCATGGTACTCTCATGATTCATCTCTAGGTGTCGGTGGCGTTCGGTCTAGAGTTTGCTTTGATGTGGGCCgccttgcacaaaagacagcagggggtcCTAGCTCTGCTCCCCTTTGCCTTCATTAACACTTGGCCTGTAATTCTCTGGCCAAATGGTAAAGTTCTGCTCTTGTGGGAATCTGTGTACTTTTCGCAAGGGTGGGGGCCACAATTCAGGCATGGAGGGAGATCCCTGGATAATCTATGAGGCCTcaattaataaatccaaaatggagtctccctcgtcCCTCATATCATtgatgtataatataactgataactGGTTAGCGGTGATGTCACATCCTGCATTTAtacatataactgtctaaggggtacttccgtctttctgtcggcaacttctgtaacggaaatcccgcatcgctgattggtctcgccagctgcctgtcatggctgctgcgaccaatcagcgacggacacagtctgattagtccctcccctacagtcagtgcccggcgcccgctccgtaatcccctccagtcactgctcacacagggttaatgccagcggtaacggcccgcgggtaccgcactccgttaccgctgctattaaccctgtgtgtccccaacttttttactattgatgctgcctatgcagcctcaatagtaaaaagatgtaatgttaaaaataataaaaaaaaaaaaaac is a window encoding:
- the RHBDL3 gene encoding rhomboid-related protein 3 isoform X2; protein product: MCNKRSDSFRRAILQGNRRLCNKSLLEESSLDLTQRLIRHVAYETLPREIDRKWFYDNYTGCPPPWFMITVTIVEVAIFVYYGLLLDRFILQVTHPQYLKKNPLVYHPQLRVQAWRYLSYMFMHAGIEHLGVNVALQLVVGVPLEMVHGALRVGFVYVAGVLAGSLAVSVADMTAPVVGSSGGVYAIASAHLANIVMNWSGMRCQFKLLRTSFALICMSLEFGRAVWLRFSPSSHTLCPPPSFVAHLGGVVVGITLGVVILRNFGQRLTDQWLWWLFLGGSALFIAFAVLWNLFAFSLPGLRLPPPP